CGAAATGAAACGCGCGGCCGATATCGCGCGTGGCGACCGCGGCCTGGAACGACCACGGCGTCGCGTTGGCGAGCGCGATGGCCTCGTCGTCGTCCGCGTACGCGCGCACCGCGACGACCGGTCCGAAGATCTCTTCATTCATGAGTAGCGAATCGTCGGGCGGATCGGCGATCACGGTCGGCGCGTAGCTCTGATGGGGAAGCGCGCGCCCGCCGCACACCACGCGCGCGCCGGCGTCCGCCGCCTTGTCGATCCACGCCTGAATGCGCTCGATATCGCGCGCGCGGATGATCGGCCCGACCTGCGTTTTCTCGTCCAAGGGATCGCCGACGATAAGGCGCCCGGCGCCCTCCGCGATGCGGCGCGTGAGATCGACCGCAATGGCTTTGTGCGCGAAAACCCGTTGCACGCTCACGCACACCTGCCCCGCGTGATAAAAGCCGCCCTTCAGGATCTGCGGCACGACGGCGCCAAGATCGGCGGTTTCATCGACGATAAACGGCGCGACGCCGCCGTGTTCCAGACCGATGCGCACGCCCGGCGCGATCTTGCCGCGCAGCATCCAGCCGACGCGCGCGCTTCCGATGAACGAGAGGTACGCGATGCGCGGGCTCGTCGCCAGGCGCTCGCCGACATCGGCGTCGCCGGGCAGCACCGTGGTCCACGCGCGCGGCAAGCCGGCCTCGACGAGCAGTTCGATGACGCGGATCGCGCTGACAGGCGTTTCCGGCGCGGGTTTGACAAGGACGGGGCACCCCGCGGCGATCGCCGGCGCGGCCTGATGCGCAATGAGATTGACAGGGTGGTTGAACGCGCTGATCGCGGCCACGACGCCGATCGGCTCGCGCGTCGTGAACGCGAGGCGTCCGGCCGCCGCGGGCGTGCCGCGCATGGGAATTTCGTCGCCGTGAACGCGCGTTGCCTCCTCGGCGGAAAGATCGAACGTATTGGCCGCGCGGGCGACCTCGATGCGCGCGTCGGCAAGCGGCTTTCCACCCTCCAGCGCGATCGTGTGCGCGAAATCCTCCGCGCGATCGCGAAGAAGATTCGCCGAGCGCTTCAGGATCGAGGCACGCTCGTAGGCGGGGATCCACGCCGCGCGATCGGCAAACGTACCCGCCGCGATGTCGATGGCGCGATCGACGGCGTCAAGGCTCGCGTATTCGACGCGCGCGACGATCTCGCCGCTGTACGGCGAGCGGACGTCCTGCATCCCCGCGCCACGCGCCACGGAGTCCGCCAGTTGGAGCTTGTGCGTGTTCATGAGTCCATCA
The nucleotide sequence above comes from bacterium. Encoded proteins:
- a CDS encoding aldehyde dehydrogenase family protein, translated to MQDVRSPYSGEIVARVEYASLDAVDRAIDIAAGTFADRAAWIPAYERASILKRSANLLRDRAEDFAHTIALEGGKPLADARIEVARAANTFDLSAEEATRVHGDEIPMRGTPAAAGRLAFTTREPIGVVAAISAFNHPVNLIAHQAAPAIAAGCPVLVKPAPETPVSAIRVIELLVEAGLPRAWTTVLPGDADVGERLATSPRIAYLSFIGSARVGWMLRGKIAPGVRIGLEHGGVAPFIVDETADLGAVVPQILKGGFYHAGQVCVSVQRVFAHKAIAVDLTRRIAEGAGRLIVGDPLDEKTQVGPIIRARDIERIQAWIDKAADAGARVVCGGRALPHQSYAPTVIADPPDDSLLMNEEIFGPVVAVRAYADDDEAIALANATPWSFQAAVATRDIGRAFHFASRLDASAVMVNDHTAFRVDGMPFGGRKKSGLGVGGVPFAVRELTQEKLIVVRAE